The sequence ATAGTTCCAGTAGTTCACCTTGTCGGCGTCGATGAAGGCCATGTCGAACGCCCCGGCAAAGCCCGACGCCAGCGCGATGTCCAGGGTCTCCAGGGCCGGAGCCAGCCGCAGGTCGACCTTGTGCTCCACCCCGGCCTCGCGCCAGTAGCGCCTGGCCACCTGTGTCCATGGCTCGGACACGTCGCAGGCCAGGATCATCCCGTCGTCCGGCAGGGCCATGGCCACACTCAGGGCGCTGTAGCCCGTGTACACGCCCACCTCGATGGTGCGCCGCGCCCCGACAAGGCGCGCCATCAGCATGAGAAAGCGCGCCTGTTCCCAACCCAGGCGCATGTGCGCCTTGACGTCGGCGGAGGTTTCGTCGGCCAGACGTTTCAGGATGTCGGGCTCGTCCGCCTGCATGGCGCGAACGTAGGCGGTCAGGTCCTCGGTGACGTTCAAGGGCTTTGTGGTCATGCGGCCTCCCGGTCTTGACAAGGATTGCTTCCTGGGTTCACTAACACCTCCCTTTTCTGGAAGGAACTCCCCATGCACGACGTTTCCACTTTTCTGCTCACCGGCGTGACCCTGGGCCTGGCCGCCAGCCTGACGCCCGGACCGCTCCAGGCGCTCATCTGCCTCCAGACCATCACCCACGGTCCGCGCGAGGGCGCGCGCGTGGGCATGGCCCCGCTGTTTTCCGACCTGCCGGTGATGGCGCTGTGTCTGTTGGTGCTGGACGCCCTGTCCGGGCAGGCGTGGCTTATGGGGTGCGTGTCGCTGGCGGGCGCAGTCGTGGTGCTGCGTTTCGGGTGGGGTTCCCTGCGGGCCGGTCCAGCCGACCTGTCCTGCATCCCGGCGCAGGCCCAGTCCTGGCGCAAGGGCGTGGCCACCAACATCCTGAACCCCAAGATGATCCTCTTTTGGGCCACGGTTGGCGCGCCCACGGTGCTTCAGGCCTATGCCAGCTCCGCTGCCGCCGCCGCAGCCTTCCTGCTGGGATTCTACACGCTGCTCATCGGCACCAATCTAGCCCTGGCCTGGCTCTCCGGGCGCTTCACGCGCTTTCTCTCCGGGCCGGGCTACGTCTGGACCATGCGGGTGCTGGGGGCGCTGCTCATGCTGGTGGCGCTTCGCCTGATGTGGGACGGGCTTTCGCGGCTCGGCCTTGCCTAAGCCCCGTGCGGCGCGCTACAAGACGACTCTCACACTCCATGCGAGGTTTCCCCATGTCCCATACCAAGCCCTACACCGTGGCCCTCATCCAGATGGCGCCCGCCGACACCCCGGCCCGCTCCATCGAAAAAGCGGTCGATCTGTGCGTCGACGCCGAAAAGCAGGGCGCCAAGCTCCTGTGCCTGCCCGAGCTCTTCGCCACGCCCTACTTCTGCCAGACCGAGGATCACGCCCACTTTTCCCTGGCCGAGCCCATCCCCGGCCCCTCCACCGAGGCCCTGGGCAAGGCCGCCAAGGCCGCAGGGGCAACCATCATCGCCCCCCTGTTCGAGAAGCGCGCCGCCGGGCTGTACCACAACTCCCTTGCCGTCATCGGCACGGACGGTGAAATCATCGGCGTGTACCGCAAGATGCACATCCCCGACGACCCGCTCTTCTACGAGAAGTTCTATTTCGCCCCCGGCGACCTGGGCTTCAAGCGCTTCAACACCGCCGTAGGCCCCATCGGCACCCTTATCTGCTGGGACCAGTGGTACCCCGAGGCCGCGCGCCTGACCGCGCTTCGCGGCTCGGATATCCTGTTCTACCCCACGGCCATCGGCTGGCACCCCTCCGAGAAGGCCGAGTACGGCGTGGAGCAGCGCGAAGCCTGGATGACCATCCAGCGCGCCCACGCCATCGCCAACGGCTGCTACGTGGCCGCCGTGAACCGCGTCGGGCACGAGATCCCCGAGACCGGCGGCGACGGCCTGGAGTTCTGGGGGTCGAGCTTCCTGTGCGGCCCCATGGGGACCATCATCGCCCAGGCCTCCACCGACAAGGAGGAGATCGTCCTGGCCGAGGTGGAGCCCAAGCGCGTGGACACCACCCGCACCCACTGGCCGTTCCTGCGCGACCGCAGGATCGACGCCTATGGGGCGATCGAGAAGCGCTTCATCGACGAGTGAGAGTAAGATAAGAGGGGAGAATGCCTCCGGCGGCCAGAGAGGAAACTTTTTGAAAAAAGTTTCCTCTCTGGACTCTCCTTCAAAAACTTCTAATGGGCTTCGCGTCGGAGCTCGTCTTTCTGGACGATGAAGAGGCATCGACAGGCTGCTTCACAGGCACGCCACGATGCCAGGACGGTGTTACTCCAATCGTTACAATCGGCTGGCAACATGGCAAGCACGCAGTTCAGAAACGACATTAGGGCAATCGCGTCCATTGAAAACCAGACCAAACGCCGCGCCATGTTTCTTGCCCTGCTCAACCGTGAGCTTGAGTCCAGGGGAAGCAGGCCGACATTTCTGGTAGGGGGCTTTGCTGTCGAAATATACACTGCCGGAAACTATACTTCTGGCGATGTGGACATCAAGGGTCCGCAAGAGGCCATCGAGAGTCTCCTTCTTGAAGTGGGTTTCCAGAAGTTCGACAATTCCAATTATGGAGACGAAGAGCTT comes from Fundidesulfovibrio putealis DSM 16056 and encodes:
- a CDS encoding class I SAM-dependent methyltransferase; translated protein: MTTKPLNVTEDLTAYVRAMQADEPDILKRLADETSADVKAHMRLGWEQARFLMLMARLVGARRTIEVGVYTGYSALSVAMALPDDGMILACDVSEPWTQVARRYWREAGVEHKVDLRLAPALETLDIALASGFAGAFDMAFIDADKVNYWNYFERCLELIRPGGVIAVDNTLWYGRVIDPDYQDPDTLAIRAFNERLRADPRVDACLTAIGDGLTLAVKKEG
- a CDS encoding carbon-nitrogen hydrolase; its protein translation is MSHTKPYTVALIQMAPADTPARSIEKAVDLCVDAEKQGAKLLCLPELFATPYFCQTEDHAHFSLAEPIPGPSTEALGKAAKAAGATIIAPLFEKRAAGLYHNSLAVIGTDGEIIGVYRKMHIPDDPLFYEKFYFAPGDLGFKRFNTAVGPIGTLICWDQWYPEAARLTALRGSDILFYPTAIGWHPSEKAEYGVEQREAWMTIQRAHAIANGCYVAAVNRVGHEIPETGGDGLEFWGSSFLCGPMGTIIAQASTDKEEIVLAEVEPKRVDTTRTHWPFLRDRRIDAYGAIEKRFIDE
- a CDS encoding LysE family translocator; protein product: MHDVSTFLLTGVTLGLAASLTPGPLQALICLQTITHGPREGARVGMAPLFSDLPVMALCLLVLDALSGQAWLMGCVSLAGAVVVLRFGWGSLRAGPADLSCIPAQAQSWRKGVATNILNPKMILFWATVGAPTVLQAYASSAAAAAAFLLGFYTLLIGTNLALAWLSGRFTRFLSGPGYVWTMRVLGALLMLVALRLMWDGLSRLGLA